AGATAGATTTGTGAGCAACTCAAAATAACTATTCAACAAATTATCCGGCGTTTTCTCTAATTTCGAGTACATCTGCAAGGGGTCTTCTTGTAGCCCGACATAATTATTCAAGGACTTCGACATCTTTTGCACCCCATCCGTCCCCAGTAAAATCGGAACCAGCATCCCAAACTGAGGTTTTAGACCAAAATGGCGTTGCAAATCGCGGCCCACAGCAATGTTAAACTTCTGATCCGTACCGCCTAATTCCACATCCGCCTCAATCGCCACCGAATCATATCCTTGCATTAACGGATACAAAAACTCATGCAAAGAAATCGGGCTTTGCTTTTCGTAACGTTCGGCGAACCCTTCTTTGGCTAACATTTGTCCCACCGTCATTTGAGACAAAAGTTCTAGAATCTTCTCTAAATCCAAACCCGAAAGCCACTCCGAGTTATAGCGAATTTCCAGCCGACCGGGGGTATCAAAGTCTAGAATAGGACGAACCTGATCGAGATAGGTCTGAGCATTTTGCTTAACCTGCTCGGTGGTGAGTTGACGCCGAGTTTCCGACTTTCCCGTCGGGTCGCCAATCCGTGCTGTAAAATCACCAATAATCAGAACAGCCGTATGTCCGGCATCCTGAAATGCCCGCAACCTCCTAAAGGGAATACTATGGCCCAAATGCAAATCGTTACCCGTGGGATCGATCCCAAGCTTCACCCGTAAAGGACGCTCTGTTTGGGCGAGGCGCTGTTGCAGGTTTTCGTCACTTTTGTCAGAATCGACTTGATTGGGGAAAACTTCGCTGACTCCCCGAAATAACCAAGCCGCTTTCTGAGGCACACTGGTTGATAAATTTACCGTCATACGTTCCTACACGATTTGCAATGGATATTGTTGGCAACCTGCTAACATAAGGTTTCAATAGATAGACTACTATAGTGACAAAAACTTTACAGACCCCCTAGCCTAGCATTCCCGGTCGAGTCATGTTACAACAAATCTTTTAGTCAGTCTGCGCTCTC
This genomic interval from Desertifilum tharense IPPAS B-1220 contains the following:
- the tyrS gene encoding tyrosine--tRNA ligase, which produces MTVNLSTSVPQKAAWLFRGVSEVFPNQVDSDKSDENLQQRLAQTERPLRVKLGIDPTGNDLHLGHSIPFRRLRAFQDAGHTAVLIIGDFTARIGDPTGKSETRRQLTTEQVKQNAQTYLDQVRPILDFDTPGRLEIRYNSEWLSGLDLEKILELLSQMTVGQMLAKEGFAERYEKQSPISLHEFLYPLMQGYDSVAIEADVELGGTDQKFNIAVGRDLQRHFGLKPQFGMLVPILLGTDGVQKMSKSLNNYVGLQEDPLQMYSKLEKTPDNLLNSYFELLTNLSLEGLPENPRERQKLLALDIVSQYHGKEAAIAAQQAALTLVQGDAKQAQAVPEFSLAEVEFPAKLFFILSAAGLCKTSSEARRQIEGGAVKLDGDRISDVNLTYDTPQDLAGRVLQVGKKKFIRLTLSAEC